The segment GCGGAGTACTGGATGGGACTGCCGAACTTCTACGTCATTACCCGCTACAATCGCAGCGCGATGTACGCCATGGCCGTGCATCAGCTTTCCGAACTGCTGGTCAACGCAAGGGGCGGGCGTTAACCGATGCCACAACCGATAAGAGTCGCCGTATACGGCGCCGTAGCATTGTTGCTGGCCAGCTGCTCGAGCAGCCGGGCGCCGGAACCGATCCAGCCCGGCGGGCAGATCTCCGGCCCCGGCGACTACGCGCGTCCGCACAGGGACGGCGCGCCCTGGTGGGATGTCGATGTCTCGCGCATTCCCGATGCCGTACCCATGCCGCACTACGGCTCGGTGAAGGCCAATCCCTACACCGTGCTGGGCAAGACCTACTACCCGATGAACGATGCGCGCCGTTACCAGGCGGTGGGCACCGCGTCCTGGTATGGCACCAAGTTCCATGGCCAGGCCACCGCCAACGGCGAGGCCTATGACCTCTACGGCATGACCGCCGCGCACAAGACCCTGCCGCTGCCGAGCTACGTCCGGGTGACCAACCTGGACAACGGCCGTAGCGTGATCCTGCGGGTCAACGACCGTGGCCCGTTCTATTCCGACCGCATCATCGACCTCTCCTTCGCTGCGGCGAAAAAGCTCGGCTATGCCGAGTCCGGCACTGCCCGGGTCAAGGTCGAGGGCATCGATCCCCATGAGTGGTGGGCGGCCCAGGGCCGTCCGGTGCCCATGGTCCTGGCGCAGCCGAAGATGGCCGCCCAGCCGCAACCCAAGTCCCAGCCGGTCGCCCAGGTGGCCAGCGCGCCGATCGAGCAGTACACCCCGCCGCCGCAGCAACATGCCGCCGCCGTGCTGCCCGTGCAGATCGACGCAAAAAAAAACGATTCACTCGCAGCGTCTGGCCTGTATCTCCAGGTGGGCGCCTTCGCCAATCCGGACGCTGCGGAACTCCTCAAGGCCAAGCTGAGCGGGACGGTGACTGCCCCGGTCTTCATCAGCTCGGTCGTGCGCAACCAGCAGATACTGCACCGGGTACGCCTCGGGCCGATCGGAACTCAGGGTGAAGCCCAGCAGGTGCAGAACTCGGTTCGTTTGGCCAATCTCGGCCAACCCACCCTCGTGAAGCCGGACTGACGGCTTCGTTTTTGCCCGCAAGGGCCTGTTAGACCATTAGTTACATAGAGAGACGGATGAACATCTTCAGCTTCGCCAAACGCCTACTACTGCCCGCAGCCCTGCTCATCGTCGCGCCGGTCTCCATGGCGGCCCAGCAGATCATCCCGTCGCCGCCGCAACTGGCCGCCAAGTCCTATGTGCTGATGGACGCCCAGAGCGGCCAGGTGCTGGTGGAAAACAACGGCGACCAACGCCTGCCCCCGGCGAGCCTGACCAAGCTGATGACCGCCTACATCGCCACCCTGGAAATCCGCAAGGGCCAGATCGGCGAGACCGATCCTGTGACCATCAGTGAGCACGCCTGGCGCACCGGCGGTTCGCGCATGTTCGTCCAGGTCAACACCCAGGTGACCCTCAGCGACCTGCTGCACGGCATCATCATCCAGTCTGGCAACGACGCCAGCGTGGCTGTGGCCGAGCACATCGCCGGCAGCGAAGACGCCTTCGCCGACATGATGAACACCACCGCCGAGAAGCTGGGCATGACCGGCAGCCACTTCATGAACGCCACCGGCCTGCCCAACCCGGAGCACTACTCCACCGCCCATGACATGGCGACCCTGGCCCGCGCGATCATCTACGAAGATCCGGCCCACTACGCCATCTACTCCCAGAAGGAATTCTTCTGGAACAACATCAAGCAGCCCAACCGCAACCTGCTGCTGTGGCGCGACAAGACCGTCGACGGCCTGAAGACCGGCCACACCGACGAGGCCGGCTACTGCCTGGTGGCTTCCGCCGTGCGTGACAACATGCGCCTGATCGCCGTGGTGTTCGGCACCAACAGCGAACAGGCCCGCGCCGCCGAAACCCAGAAGCTGCTGACCTACGGCTTCCGCTTCTTCGAAACCCAGACCTTCTACCAGAAGGGCGCGGAGCTGGCCAAAGCCCAGGTGTGGAAGGGCTCGGCCCGTGAAATCAAGGCTGGCCTCGGCCAGGACCTGACCATGACCCTGCCGAAGGGCCAGATCAAGAAGCTGCAGGCCAACATGACCTTGAATCCGCAGCTGGTCGCCCCCATCAAGCAAGGCGACGTGATCGGCAAGGTGGAAGTCAAGCTGGAAGACCAGGTAGTCCACAGCGCCGACCTGATTGCCCTGGAGACCGTTGAGGAAGGTGGCTTCTTCCGCCGCCTGTGGGATAGCATCCGCCTGTTCTTCTACGGCCTGTTCAACTGACCTTCTGAGCCGACGCCTCGTGCCTTGCCTGGGCACGGGGTGTCCGCCTCGCGGATCACGAGTCCGCCGCTGCCATGACCGATACTCCTGACGTACAACCCCCGAAAATCGAATTCCCCTGCGAGCGCTACCCGATCAAGGTGATCGGCGATTCCTTCGATGGCTTCTCCGACCTGGTGATCGAAATCATCCAGCGCCATGCTCCCGATCTCGACGCCACCACCCTGGTGGTGCGTGACAGCCGCAACGGCCGCTTCCTCTCGGTGCAGGTGCTGATTACCGCTACCGGCGTCGACCAGTTGCAGGCCATCCATGTGGACCTGCGCGCCACCGGCCGCGTGCACATGGTGCTCTAGTGCCACCTGCCGAACTCATCGTGCGCCATCTGGGGTTGGTGGATTACCTGCCGACCCTCGAGGCGATGCGCCGCCTGACGGTCGAGCGCGACGAACGGACGCCCGACGAAATCTGGTTGCTGCAGCATCCCCGGGTGTTCACCCAGGGTCAGGCCGGCAAGGCCGAGCATCTGCTGGCGCCGGGGGACATCCCGGTGATCCAGGTGGAGCGCGGTGGCCAGGTGACCTACCACGGTCCCGGCCAGCTGGTGGCCTATCTCATGCTGGATCTGCGCCGCCTCGGACTGGGTGTGCGCGATCTGGTCACGGCCATGGAACAAAGCCTGGTCGATGTGATGGCCACCTATGGTGTCGAGGCCGCGCCCAAGGCAGACGCTCCCGGTGTCTATGTCGAAGGCGACAAGATCGCCTCGCTGGGGCTGCGGGTCAGCCGCGGCTGCTCCTTCCACGGCCTGGCGCTCAATGTGGACATGGACATGTCGCCCTTCTGGCGGATCAATCCCTGTGGCTACGCCGGGCTGAAGATGGTTCAGCTCAAGGACCTGATCGAGACGCCGCCACAGTTCGACGAGGTGGCACAGCGCCTGGAGCAGGCTCTGCGTCGGCGGCTGGGCTACACGCAGTAGAAGGACGTGCCCGGAAAGACGACGGCCCCCTCTCCCATCGGGAGAGGGGGCCGTTTCGTTCAGTCAGCTCGCGTCTGATTGCCCGCTGCGATCAACCCAGGTTGAGTGTCGGAATGATGCTCGAATCGAGGGGCTGGCCCGGTACCGGAACTGGCGCGGCCAGGCCCAGGTTGTTCTTCTCGAACACCCGGTCGGCCCGGTAGCTGGAGCGCACCAGCGGGCCGGCTGCGACTTCCATGAAGCCCTTTTCGAGGCCGATATCGCGGAAGCGGTTGAACTCCTCCGGGCTGACCCAGCGCTTCACGGGCAGGTGGTTACGGGTGGGCTGCAGGTACTGGCCGAGGGTGAGGATGTCGACGCCAATGGCGCGCAGGTCGTCCATGGTTTCGATGATTTCTTCGTCAGTCTCGCCCAGGCCCAGCATCAGGCTGGTCTTGGTCAGGACATCCGGGCGGTGGCGCTTGGCGTGCTCCAGCACGCGCAGGGTCTTCTCATAGCCGGCGCGTGGGTCGCGCACGACATGGGTCAGGCGCTTGACCGTTTCGACGTTCTGCGCGAACACCTCGAGGCCGGAGTCCACTACCCGTTCGATGGCTGCATGGTCGCCATTGAAGTCCGGGGTCAGGGCTTCCACGACGACCTGCGGGGTGTTCGCCTTGATGGCGCGTACGCAGGCGGCGTAGTGGCTGGCGCCGCCATCGTCCAGATCGTCGCGATCCACCGAGGTCAGCACGATGTAGCGCAGCGCCATCAGCTCGACCGACTTGGCGGTGTTCTGCGGCTCTTCCAGATCCAGCCAGCCATTGGGGTTGCCGGTGTCCACGGCGCAGAAGCGGCAGGCGCGGGTGCACACCGAGCCCATCAGCATGATGGTGGCGGTGCCGTTGGACCAGCACTCACCCATGTTCGGGCAGTGGGATTCCTGGCACACGGTGCTCAGCCGATGTTCGCCGACGTTGCGCTTGACCGCGTCGAAGCGGCTGCCGCCCGGTGCCTTTACCCGCAGCCACTTGGGTTTGGGCTCGAACACCTGGGGTTCGGCGGAATTGCGGCGCTTCTGGCCATCCTTGATCGCGGTGATGCCCTGCGCGGTGCGGAACTTTTCGCCGCTGGCGACGTGTTTGGACGAGTCTGTATCGGACATCGGAAATCTGGCTCCGCTGGTGGCTCCGTTGGCTGCCGCAGGGGCAAAAAGGGGTGGCGCAGTTTATCACAAAGGCGTTTGCACGAACCGGCGGCCGTCCGGAGGCGGGAGCCCGGGACGGCCGCCATGCAGGCGGGATTTCAGCGGCCTTCGCGCAACTGCCTGAGCAGCTCCAGGTTGGGGTAGCCGTCCGCTGGCCAGCCCAGGCGCTGTTGATAACCACGTATCGCCTTGCGGGTGTTGGCACCGATGATGCCGTCCGCCGCTCCCGGGTTGTAGCCGGCCGCGGTCAGCGACTCCTGCAGCTCTACCCGCTCGGTACGGCTCAGCGGGCGCTCGTCGCGGGGCCAGCTTCCGGTGAGCTGGCCACGGCCGTCGAAGCGTTCGCCCAGCAGGCTGACCGCCAGGGCGTAGGACGAGGAGTTGTTGTACTTGAGGATGGCCCGGAAGTTGTCCAGCACCAGGAACGCCGGGCCGCGATGGCCGGCCGGCAGCAGCAGGGACGCGGATTCGTTGGCCAGGCTCGTGGCCTGGGGGCCAGCTTGTACGCCCATGGTCTGCCACTGGGCCACGGATTTACGGATATCGCCGTCGGCATGGGCATAGTCGAAGCCATCGGGTAGCTGGACCTGGATCGCGGCAGGTTGGCCCTTGCGCCAGCCGGAGGCCTGCAGATAGTGGGCGGCGGAAGCCAGTGCGTCGGCCGAGGAGTTCCAGATGTCGCGGCGGCCGTCGCCGTCGAAGTCCACGGCGTGGGTGTTGTAAGTGGTGGGGATGAACTGGGTCTGGCCCATGGCACCGGCCCACGAGCCGAGCATGCTGCCGGGCTGGATGTCGCCGTGCTGGAGGATCTGCAGGGCGGCCAGCAGTTGTGCGTGGGCGAACTCGGGGCGGCGGCCTTCGTAGGCGAGGGTGGCCAGGGAGCGGATCACCGACTTGTCGCCCATGAACTGGCCGAAGCTGCTTTCCATGCCCCAGATGGCCACCAGGGGCTCACGGTCCACACCGAAACGCTGCTCGATGGCGCCAAGGGTCGTCGCGTTTTCCGCGATCAGGGCCTGGCCCTTGCGAACCCGGTAGGGCGAGATGGCGCCTTCCAGGTATTCCCACACCGGTCGGGTGAATTCGGGCTGGCTGCGATCTGCGGTGATCACGCTGGCGTCGGGTGTTACCCCGGCGAAGGCGCGATCGAAGGTGGCGGCATCGATGCCATTGGACAGGGCCTCGCGGCGGAATCCGTCACGCCAGGCGCTGAAACTGATGGCCGGCATCACCACTGGGGGCTGATTGGCCTGTGCGGGCGCTGGGGCGGTCCTGGTAGCCGGTTGGCTGGCTTGGGGCAAGGGCGCGGTAGCGGGTTTCTGGGCCGGAGCGTCGGCGCAGGAGCTGAGCAGGGTGAGGGCGGAGGCCACGGCCAGGCTGCGGAACATCGGGCCGGGGACGGGGGCATCGAACATACGCGAGTCTCGAAGCAGACGAATCGAGTCGCGACCTTAACATGTTCGAGCCTTTTCAGGCCGCCATAAGCGACGAAGCCTCCCAATCGTGGGAGGCTTCGCGGCGGTAACTTCCTTTGCCTTTCCGGGGCTTTTCCTGGCGGCAGCGGAAGAGTGGTTGGGCTACCAGGGATTTGGCGCGGTTGGGCGCACCTTGCTTGCGTTTCTTGGCCATGGCCGATCCTCGATTGGCGCCCGCATCAGCGCGGGCGAGCGCATCATCGGCTTCTGCTCAAAATTTGTCCAGTTATTCAGCGGATAGCGGCAGGCGCTGGCCGGCCAGCAGCAGGGCAAGGCGTGCGAGGCCGTTCCAGGGGTCGCCCGGCGCCTGGCCCTTGATCTGCGCGTCGATACGCTGGGCATCCTGCAGCAACTGGTTCCAGCGCGATGCCGGGTGGCGTTGCAGGGCGCGGGTGACCAGTGGACGGCGCTTGTCCCAGACCGGCGGGCGGGCCGCGGCAAAGGCCTTTTCCAGTGGCACGCCCTGGCTGTATTGCTGGGCCAGACCGGCCAGCAGGCGCAGCTCCCGTGCCAGCGCCCAGAGGATCACCGGCGGCTCCACCCCTTCACCGCGCAGGCCTTCCAGCGTGCGCAGGGTGTGGGCGGGTTCACCGTTGAGGGCGGCGTCGATCAGGCCGAAGACGTCGAAGCGAGCGCTGTCGGCCACCGCTGCCTGGACGGTCGCGGCATCCACCTGGCCACCTTCGGCCAGCAGTTTGAGTTTCTCGATTTCCTGGGCGGCGGCCAGCAGGTTGCCTTCGACCCGTGCGGCGATCAGGTCCACCGCTTCCTGGTTGGCAGCGAGGCCCGCCTGGGACAGGCGCTGGCGGATCCATTGCGGCAGGTTGTGGGACTCGATGGGCCAGATCTGGATGAACTGCGCGTCCGCCCCATCGATCAGCGCCTTGGCCCACTTGGTTTTCTGGGTGCTGCCGTCGAGCTTGGGCAGGCTCAACAGCAGCACGGTGTCTTCCGGCGGTCGGGACAGGTATTCCAGCAGCGCGGCAGCGCCCTTGTCCCCCGGCTTGCCCGAAGGCATGCGCACTTCCAGCAGACGCTTCTCGGCGAACAGCGACAGGCTGGCACCAGCTTCCAGAAGCAGGCCCCAGTCGAAGTTGGTTTCGGCGTTGAACACCTGGCGCTCGCTGAAGTCGCGGGCGCGGGCGCTGGCGCGAATGGCGTCGCAGGCTTCCTGGCAGAGCAGCGGCTCGTCGCCGCTGACGACGTAGACCGGTGCCAGAGGCCCCTGCAGGTGTTTACCCAGTTGTGCGGGGTTGAGTTTCATAGGCGCAAATAACTGGGGCCGCTGTGCGGCCCCGAGTGCTTACTGGATGGGCAGTTGCAGCGGCGATTGCTGCGGTTGCTGGGCCTTCTCGGCCTGGCGCGCGGCTTCCAGCGCTTCGGCTTCGGCCTTGGCCTTGGCTTCGGCGGCCTGTTGCAGCTTGTCGAGCTGGGTCGGGGTGATCAGCTGCAGGCGCATGATCATCTGCTGGACCATTTCCTGGCGCATTTCCTGGCGCAGCTGGGCCGCTTCCTGATCCGAGCCGATCAGGTTGTTGCTGTCATGCACGTAGTACTTCTGCACGGTCAGCTTGTCGTCCATCAGCAACAGGTCGTTGTTGCCGCGGATTTCGTACTGCAGGGTCTGGGTCAGCTCGTACTCGGCACTGCGGGCGCCAGTGGTGTAGCTGGCAGTGCGCTGGGTTTCGTCCTCACGGGCCAGTACCAGGGTGTAGGGTGCGCCGGCGTGGACATTCACGCCGTTGTCGACCAGGGCCTGGCGGACGGATTTGACGGTCTGGCCGTAGAGGTTGCGGGCAGTCACGTCCATTTCAGTCAGGGCGAACTTGGCTTCGCCGGTGCCGCGCAGGTGAAAGCCGCACGCGCTCAGCAGTACGGTGAGGCCCAGGACCAGCAGATTCCGTTTCATCATTTGTTGCTTTCCCCTTGCAAACAGTCCGGCGCCACTCCAGGAGGAGGGCGCCGGCTTCGATCAGTTGGCGACGATATTGACCAGTTTGCCTGGCACCACGATGACCTTGCGGATGGTCAGGCCGTCGGTGAAGCGCAGCACGTTCTCGTTGGCGCGCGCGGTGGCTTCCACTGCTTCGCGGCTGGCGTCGGCCGGCACTTCGATATGACCGCGCAGCTTGCCGTTGACCTGTACCACCAGTTGCAGGCTGTCCTGCACCAGGGCGGCTTCGTCCACGGCCGGCCAGGCGGCGTCGATGATGGCGTCGGAATGGCCCAGTTCATTCCACAGCACATGGCTGATGTGCGGGGTGATGGGAGCCAGCAGCAGGGCCACGGCTTCCAGGCCTTCCTGCAGCAGGGCACGGTCCTCGGCGGTGGCCTGGGGGGCCTTCTCCAGGACGTTCATCAGGGTCATCACGGCAGCGATGGCCGTGTTGAACTTGTGGTACTGGCCGACATCCTGGCTGGCCTGCTTGATGGCCAGGTGGATGGAGCGGTGCACGGACTTCTGCTCGTCGCTCAGTGCGCTGCGGTCCAGGGCCGCCGGCAGACCGGCGGCGACGTGGGCCTGGGCGAGGCGCCAGACGCGGCGGAGGAAGCGGCTGGCACCCTCGACGCCGGAGTCGGACCACTCGAGGCTCATGTCCGGCGGAGAGGCGAACATCATGAACAGGCGGCAGGTGTCCGCACCGTACTGGTCGATCATCGCCTGCGGGTCGACGCCGTTATTCTTGGACTTCGACATCTTCTCGGTGCCGCCGATTTCCACCGGCAGGCCGTCGGTCTTCAGGCGGGCGCCGATGACCTTGGCCTTGGCGTCGCGCTCGACTTCGACGTCAGCCGGATTGAACCAGTCCTTGCCGCCATTGGCTGCCACGCGGTAGTAGGTCTCGGCGACCACCATGCCCTGGGTGAGCAGGTTCTTGAACGGCTCGTCGGAGCTGACCAGGCCTTCGTCACGCATCAGTTTGTGGAAGAAGCGTGCGTAGAGCAGGTGCAGGATCGCGTGTTCGATACCGCCGATGTACTGATCCACCGGCAGCCAGTGGTTGGCTGCGGCCGGATCGACCATGCCCTTGTCGTAGTTCGGCGAGGCATAGCGGGCGAAGTACCAGGAGCTTTCCACGAAGGTGTCCATGGTGTCGGTTTCGCGCTTGGCCGCGGTGCCGCATTTCGGGCAGGTGCAGGAGTAGAACTCGGGCATCTTCGCCAGCGGGCTGCCGGCGCCATCGGGCACCACGTCTTCGGGCAGTACCACCGGCAGCTGATCTTCCGGCACCGGTACGTCGCCGCAGCTCGGGCAGTGAATGATCGGGATCGGGCAGCCCCAGTAGCGCTGGCGGCTGATGCCCCAGTCGCGCAGACGGAACTGGGTGCGGGCCTGGCCCAGGCCTTTCTTCTGCAGTGCAACTTCGATGGCGTCGAAGGCACCCTGGTAGTCCAGGCCGTCGAATTCTCCGGAGTTGATCAGTTGGCCATGCTCACCGTAGGCGTCCTGCCAAGGGGCAGGGGTTTCGTCGCCAGCGGAGGTGCGGACCACTGCCTTCATCGGCAGGTCGTACTTGTGGGCGAAGGCGAAGTCGCGTTCGTCGTGGGCCGGCACGGCCATCACGGCCCCTTCGCCGTAGTTCATCAGCACGTAGTTGGCGACCCAGACGGGGAGCTTGTCGCCAGTCAGCGGGTGCTCGACGAACAGTGGAGTGGGCAGGCCCTTCTTCTCCTGGGTGGCGATATCGGCTTCGGCAACGCCACCGCGCTTGCATTCATCGATGAAGGCTTGCAGCTCGGCGGCCTTGTCAGCCGGGAGCTTCTGCACAGCCAGGGCCGCCAGCGGGTGCTCGGCGGCGACGGCCACGTAAGTGGCGCCCATCAGGGTATCCGGACGGGTGGTGAAGACCTTCATCGCGCCGGCGTGGCCGATGCTGGCCTGGTCGTAGGGGAAGCTGACTTCCATGCCGCGGGACTTGCCTATCCAGTTGCGCTGCATGGTCTTGACCTGCTCGGGCCAGCCGTCCAGGTCGTCGAGGCTGCTCAAGAGTTCATCCGCGTAAGCGGTGATCTTGAAGTAGTACATCGGGATCTCGCGCTTCTCCACCAGCGCGCCGGAGCGCCAGCCGCGGCCGTCGATGACCTGCTCGTTGGCGAGGACGGTCTGGTCCGCTGGGTCCCAGTTGACGGTGCCGTTCTTGCGGTAGATCACGCCCTTCTCGAACAGTTTGGTGAACAGCCACTGCTCCCAGCGGTAATAGTCGGGCTTGCAGGTGGTGACTTCACGGGACCAGTCGATGGCCAGGCCCAGGCTCTTCAGCTGGGTCTTCATGTAGTCGATGTTCTCGTAGGTCCATTTGGCCGGCGCGACATTGTTCTTCATCGCGGCGTTTTCCGCCGGCATGCCGAAGGCGTCCCAGCCCATGGGCTGCAGCACGTTCTTGCCCAGCATGCGCTGGTAGCGGGCAATCACGTCGCCAATGGTGTAGTTGCGCACGTGCCCCATGTGCAGCTTGCCGCTTGGGTAGGGGAACATCGACAGGCAATAGAAGGTGTCCTTGCCGGGCTGCTCACTCACTTCAAAGGATTTATGCGCGTCCCAGTGGGCTTGCGCGGCGGCTTCGATTTCGCGGGGCTGATACTGTTCGTGCATGGCTACTGGCGCTGGAAGATGGAGTTCCTTGGGGCTGGCGACGCTGGCCTTGGCTGCGCTGCCGGATCCTGGAGGAAACGGAAATTCAAGCGCCGTAGCATACATGACCCCCAACGGCCTAGGGAAACCCTGATTGCGCGGGTGGGCGTCCGTCGGCTATCCCGCCACCGTTTGTCGCAGGCACCTTGCAGCAGGGAAGCGAACGCTAAGCTTTTCATAAGCAACGCAAGCGTTTACGTGGTTCGAGGTGCTGGATGGGTGAGTTGCGGCGGACGGAATCAGGGAACGGGCTTTACGAGCGGTTATTGCATCGGCTGGCCCTGGCGCTGGATGAAGCGGATACGGCGGTTCGCTTGCGCGACGAGGAGCCGCTCGAATTGGAGCTCAAGGGATTGACCCCTGCCGAGATGGAGCTGATTCGCGCCTATCTGGACCGCGATACGCGCTGGCTGCGGGGTTGGCATGCTGCTGCCGAGGAGCTGGCCGCCATCGAGGCGCTGCCCCGGCGCTCGCTTCGTGGCGAAAGCAGCCCGCCCAAGACCCTCGCCCTCAAGCCCAAGCCCGTGTTCAAGCGCCGCCAACAGCTTTGCTGCGCCATGTGCGGTACGCCGGCCACCTGGCAACGCGGCCAGGGTGTGCAGGCATGCATGTCCTGTGGTTCGCAGCTTTTCCGCACGTCGAATCCCCGCTAGGCTCCGGGCACCCTGGAGGTGCCCATGCCGATTCGCTACATCATCAAACAATTCCTGCTGCCGCCCGGCGGCCTGCTGCTGTTGCTCCTGCTCGGGTGGTGGTTGCGCCGGCGCATGCCACGCCTGTCCGCAGCCTGCTTCTGGGCCGGGCTCGGTGGCCTGTGGTTGATGAGCCTGCCCATCGTCGTCGAGTGGTCCGCCAAGGTGCTGGAGCGCGAGCCGCCGCTGGCCGAAGCCGAGTGGACGCAACTGGCCGGGCGAGTGGATGTGATCGTGGTGCTGGGCGGTGGCCGCGACCGTGACGACCCCGCCTGGGGGGCGGATCAGCCCTCCCCGATGGCCCTGGAACGGCTGCGCTATGCGGCGCGCCTGGCACGTGCCAGCGGCTTGCCGCTGCTGACCAGTGGCGGTCTGCACTTTGGTGAGCCTCCTGCCGAGGCGAAGATCATGGCCGATACGCTCAAGCGCGATTTCGGGGTGGACGTGCGCTGGCAGGAAGGGGAGAGCCGAACCACCTGGGAAAACGCTACTTTCA is part of the Pseudomonas lalkuanensis genome and harbors:
- the lipB gene encoding lipoyl(octanoyl) transferase LipB, with the protein product MRRLTVERDERTPDEIWLLQHPRVFTQGQAGKAEHLLAPGDIPVIQVERGGQVTYHGPGQLVAYLMLDLRRLGLGVRDLVTAMEQSLVDVMATYGVEAAPKADAPGVYVEGDKIASLGLRVSRGCSFHGLALNVDMDMSPFWRINPCGYAGLKMVQLKDLIETPPQFDEVAQRLEQALRRRLGYTQ
- a CDS encoding D-alanyl-D-alanine carboxypeptidase family protein; amino-acid sequence: MNIFSFAKRLLLPAALLIVAPVSMAAQQIIPSPPQLAAKSYVLMDAQSGQVLVENNGDQRLPPASLTKLMTAYIATLEIRKGQIGETDPVTISEHAWRTGGSRMFVQVNTQVTLSDLLHGIIIQSGNDASVAVAEHIAGSEDAFADMMNTTAEKLGMTGSHFMNATGLPNPEHYSTAHDMATLARAIIYEDPAHYAIYSQKEFFWNNIKQPNRNLLLWRDKTVDGLKTGHTDEAGYCLVASAVRDNMRLIAVVFGTNSEQARAAETQKLLTYGFRFFETQTFYQKGAELAKAQVWKGSAREIKAGLGQDLTMTLPKGQIKKLQANMTLNPQLVAPIKQGDVIGKVEVKLEDQVVHSADLIALETVEEGGFFRRLWDSIRLFFYGLFN
- the holA gene encoding DNA polymerase III subunit delta — encoded protein: MKLNPAQLGKHLQGPLAPVYVVSGDEPLLCQEACDAIRASARARDFSERQVFNAETNFDWGLLLEAGASLSLFAEKRLLEVRMPSGKPGDKGAAALLEYLSRPPEDTVLLLSLPKLDGSTQKTKWAKALIDGADAQFIQIWPIESHNLPQWIRQRLSQAGLAANQEAVDLIAARVEGNLLAAAQEIEKLKLLAEGGQVDAATVQAAVADSARFDVFGLIDAALNGEPAHTLRTLEGLRGEGVEPPVILWALARELRLLAGLAQQYSQGVPLEKAFAAARPPVWDKRRPLVTRALQRHPASRWNQLLQDAQRIDAQIKGQAPGDPWNGLARLALLLAGQRLPLSAE
- a CDS encoding septal ring lytic transglycosylase RlpA family protein; translation: MPQPIRVAVYGAVALLLASCSSSRAPEPIQPGGQISGPGDYARPHRDGAPWWDVDVSRIPDAVPMPHYGSVKANPYTVLGKTYYPMNDARRYQAVGTASWYGTKFHGQATANGEAYDLYGMTAAHKTLPLPSYVRVTNLDNGRSVILRVNDRGPFYSDRIIDLSFAAAKKLGYAESGTARVKVEGIDPHEWWAAQGRPVPMVLAQPKMAAQPQPKSQPVAQVASAPIEQYTPPPQQHAAAVLPVQIDAKKNDSLAASGLYLQVGAFANPDAAELLKAKLSGTVTAPVFISSVVRNQQILHRVRLGPIGTQGEAQQVQNSVRLANLGQPTLVKPD
- a CDS encoding DUF493 domain-containing protein — encoded protein: MTDTPDVQPPKIEFPCERYPIKVIGDSFDGFSDLVIEIIQRHAPDLDATTLVVRDSRNGRFLSVQVLITATGVDQLQAIHVDLRATGRVHMVL
- a CDS encoding lytic murein transglycosylase, with protein sequence MFDAPVPGPMFRSLAVASALTLLSSCADAPAQKPATAPLPQASQPATRTAPAPAQANQPPVVMPAISFSAWRDGFRREALSNGIDAATFDRAFAGVTPDASVITADRSQPEFTRPVWEYLEGAISPYRVRKGQALIAENATTLGAIEQRFGVDREPLVAIWGMESSFGQFMGDKSVIRSLATLAYEGRRPEFAHAQLLAALQILQHGDIQPGSMLGSWAGAMGQTQFIPTTYNTHAVDFDGDGRRDIWNSSADALASAAHYLQASGWRKGQPAAIQVQLPDGFDYAHADGDIRKSVAQWQTMGVQAGPQATSLANESASLLLPAGHRGPAFLVLDNFRAILKYNNSSSYALAVSLLGERFDGRGQLTGSWPRDERPLSRTERVELQESLTAAGYNPGAADGIIGANTRKAIRGYQQRLGWPADGYPNLELLRQLREGR
- the leuS gene encoding leucine--tRNA ligase produces the protein MHEQYQPREIEAAAQAHWDAHKSFEVSEQPGKDTFYCLSMFPYPSGKLHMGHVRNYTIGDVIARYQRMLGKNVLQPMGWDAFGMPAENAAMKNNVAPAKWTYENIDYMKTQLKSLGLAIDWSREVTTCKPDYYRWEQWLFTKLFEKGVIYRKNGTVNWDPADQTVLANEQVIDGRGWRSGALVEKREIPMYYFKITAYADELLSSLDDLDGWPEQVKTMQRNWIGKSRGMEVSFPYDQASIGHAGAMKVFTTRPDTLMGATYVAVAAEHPLAALAVQKLPADKAAELQAFIDECKRGGVAEADIATQEKKGLPTPLFVEHPLTGDKLPVWVANYVLMNYGEGAVMAVPAHDERDFAFAHKYDLPMKAVVRTSAGDETPAPWQDAYGEHGQLINSGEFDGLDYQGAFDAIEVALQKKGLGQARTQFRLRDWGISRQRYWGCPIPIIHCPSCGDVPVPEDQLPVVLPEDVVPDGAGSPLAKMPEFYSCTCPKCGTAAKRETDTMDTFVESSWYFARYASPNYDKGMVDPAAANHWLPVDQYIGGIEHAILHLLYARFFHKLMRDEGLVSSDEPFKNLLTQGMVVAETYYRVAANGGKDWFNPADVEVERDAKAKVIGARLKTDGLPVEIGGTEKMSKSKNNGVDPQAMIDQYGADTCRLFMMFASPPDMSLEWSDSGVEGASRFLRRVWRLAQAHVAAGLPAALDRSALSDEQKSVHRSIHLAIKQASQDVGQYHKFNTAIAAVMTLMNVLEKAPQATAEDRALLQEGLEAVALLLAPITPHISHVLWNELGHSDAIIDAAWPAVDEAALVQDSLQLVVQVNGKLRGHIEVPADASREAVEATARANENVLRFTDGLTIRKVIVVPGKLVNIVAN
- a CDS encoding LPS-assembly lipoprotein LptE, translated to MMKRNLLVLGLTVLLSACGFHLRGTGEAKFALTEMDVTARNLYGQTVKSVRQALVDNGVNVHAGAPYTLVLAREDETQRTASYTTGARSAEYELTQTLQYEIRGNNDLLLMDDKLTVQKYYVHDSNNLIGSDQEAAQLRQEMRQEMVQQMIMRLQLITPTQLDKLQQAAEAKAKAEAEALEAARQAEKAQQPQQSPLQLPIQ
- the arfA gene encoding alternative ribosome rescue factor ArfA; the encoded protein is MAKKRKQGAPNRAKSLVAQPLFRCRQEKPRKGKGSYRREASHDWEASSLMAA
- the lipA gene encoding lipoyl synthase gives rise to the protein MSDTDSSKHVASGEKFRTAQGITAIKDGQKRRNSAEPQVFEPKPKWLRVKAPGGSRFDAVKRNVGEHRLSTVCQESHCPNMGECWSNGTATIMLMGSVCTRACRFCAVDTGNPNGWLDLEEPQNTAKSVELMALRYIVLTSVDRDDLDDGGASHYAACVRAIKANTPQVVVEALTPDFNGDHAAIERVVDSGLEVFAQNVETVKRLTHVVRDPRAGYEKTLRVLEHAKRHRPDVLTKTSLMLGLGETDEEIIETMDDLRAIGVDILTLGQYLQPTRNHLPVKRWVSPEEFNRFRDIGLEKGFMEVAAGPLVRSSYRADRVFEKNNLGLAAPVPVPGQPLDSSIIPTLNLG